A single genomic interval of Lewinellaceae bacterium harbors:
- a CDS encoding sulfatase → MKWTKSNPEVLSLTLAFVFIACQSVHKQPEETSATPLAGHPNMVMIVVDDQRWDELSIAGHPFLKTPNMDRLAREGILFRNAYQVVPLCSPNRASILTGQYPSRHGIVDNVARDRASHRLQLFAPLLQQAGYTTAHIGKWHMGNDPTPRPGYDYWTCLPGQGRTIDPILYEDGRLDTISGYVTDILTDKMIEFIRNNASKPFFAYLGHKAVHPDAKQLNNGAIDLKAGHRFIPAPRHEGTYHDAFFQRRPNALTSYDQVDSASVIGQALIEKSRPTIRNEFGDDLLDHFTTDKTIRERSEMLLAVDESLGKIMAALEALNILDNTCIILTSDNGYFYGEHGLSLERRLPYEESVRTPLIIRYPGAISHPGQDDHFTLSIDYAPTILDLAGIAIPAWMQGRSLVPLMQGPVKDWRQSFLMEYYSYENPMPWLIDTDYKALRKGNYKYIRWYKYQDRDELYDLESDPYEMHNLVHEPNMKSLASEMKTELAQAAAEAMGLN, encoded by the coding sequence GTGAAGTGGACTAAATCAAATCCGGAAGTACTATCCTTAACCCTGGCATTCGTATTCATAGCTTGCCAATCCGTGCATAAGCAGCCGGAAGAAACGTCCGCCACTCCCCTGGCCGGGCATCCCAATATGGTGATGATCGTAGTGGATGATCAGCGATGGGACGAGCTTTCCATTGCAGGTCACCCTTTTCTCAAGACGCCAAATATGGATCGATTAGCCCGCGAAGGTATTTTGTTCAGAAATGCGTATCAGGTGGTACCACTTTGCTCCCCAAACCGTGCCAGCATCCTCACTGGTCAATATCCTTCCCGCCATGGCATTGTAGATAATGTTGCACGGGATCGCGCCAGTCATCGACTACAACTTTTCGCACCGTTATTGCAGCAGGCCGGCTATACAACCGCACACATTGGTAAATGGCATATGGGGAATGACCCTACCCCGCGTCCGGGTTACGATTACTGGACTTGTCTTCCCGGTCAGGGCCGGACCATAGATCCCATTCTTTATGAGGATGGTCGCCTGGACACCATCAGTGGTTATGTTACGGACATCCTAACGGACAAAATGATCGAATTTATCCGGAACAATGCCAGCAAGCCATTTTTTGCTTACCTGGGTCATAAGGCTGTGCATCCGGATGCGAAACAACTCAACAATGGAGCTATTGACCTTAAAGCAGGGCATCGCTTCATCCCCGCTCCTCGCCACGAAGGCACGTATCACGATGCATTTTTCCAAAGACGCCCAAATGCACTCACATCCTATGACCAGGTGGACTCGGCATCTGTCATCGGACAAGCTCTGATTGAAAAAAGCCGCCCGACCATCCGAAATGAATTTGGAGACGATTTACTGGATCATTTCACGACCGATAAAACCATCCGTGAACGTTCGGAAATGCTCCTTGCCGTCGACGAAAGCCTGGGGAAGATAATGGCTGCACTGGAAGCTTTAAATATTCTGGATAACACTTGCATCATCTTAACCAGCGACAACGGTTATTTCTACGGCGAACACGGTTTGAGCCTGGAAAGAAGACTCCCTTACGAGGAATCGGTGAGGACACCATTGATAATCCGCTATCCGGGAGCAATCAGTCATCCCGGACAGGATGACCACTTCACCCTCTCCATCGACTATGCACCGACGATCCTGGACCTGGCCGGTATCGCTATTCCCGCGTGGATGCAGGGTCGTTCTCTGGTCCCCTTAATGCAGGGACCGGTCAAGGATTGGCGGCAATCCTTTTTAATGGAATACTACAGCTATGAGAATCCCATGCCCTGGCTGATCGATACCGATTACAAGGCTTTGCGAAAAGGTAATTACAAATACATCAGGTGGTATAAATACCAGGATCGCGATGAACTTTACGATCTGGAATCCGATCCTTATGAAATGCATAATCTTGTGCACGAACCCAATATGAAATCTCTTGCAAGCGAAATGAAAACCGAACTGGCTCAGGCTGCAGCTGAGGCCATGGGTTTAAATTGA
- a CDS encoding multidrug DMT transporter permease — translation MYIVQSYPVAVILCVITMLCWGSWANTQKLATKNWAFPLFYWDYTLGVLLFSLLFGLTLGSSGDSGQGFLANLADADTAALGSAFLGGVVFNFANLLLVAAIDLAGMAIAFPIGIGLALVLGVLVNYLATPVGNAVFLFTGVALVSVAIILDAIAYKKISKGSATSRGILISLLAGILMGFFFRFVAASMSPDNQVIAPGMLTPYSALFVFAIGVFLSSFLFNSYFMYRPMNGSVVTFRDYFSLGDLRLHTIGILGGIIWCIGMSLSLIASEKAGYAISYGLGQGATLIAAIWGVFIWKEFKHAPPGTDRLLTLMFVCFIIGLTCIIYSRYA, via the coding sequence ATGTACATTGTTCAATCGTATCCGGTAGCAGTGATCCTGTGTGTGATCACCATGTTGTGTTGGGGTTCCTGGGCCAATACCCAGAAACTCGCAACTAAAAATTGGGCTTTCCCACTCTTCTACTGGGACTATACCTTGGGGGTGTTGCTGTTTTCCCTGCTTTTTGGTCTAACCTTGGGGAGTTCCGGTGATTCGGGGCAGGGCTTCCTGGCCAATCTGGCTGACGCGGATACTGCCGCATTGGGTTCCGCGTTCCTGGGCGGAGTGGTATTCAACTTCGCCAATCTGTTGCTGGTAGCGGCCATAGATCTGGCAGGCATGGCCATCGCATTTCCGATTGGCATTGGATTAGCCCTGGTGCTGGGCGTCCTGGTCAACTACCTGGCAACACCGGTCGGCAACGCGGTATTTCTGTTTACGGGTGTGGCTCTGGTTTCGGTCGCTATCATCCTGGATGCAATCGCTTACAAAAAAATCAGCAAAGGATCGGCTACTTCGCGAGGCATCCTGATCTCCTTGCTGGCAGGCATACTGATGGGTTTCTTTTTCCGCTTTGTCGCGGCATCCATGTCCCCGGATAACCAGGTCATCGCTCCGGGCATGCTCACGCCATATTCCGCATTATTCGTATTCGCCATAGGGGTTTTTCTATCCAGTTTTTTGTTCAATAGTTATTTCATGTATCGCCCCATGAATGGATCCGTAGTGACCTTCCGGGACTATTTCTCTCTGGGAGATCTCCGGCTGCATACTATTGGCATCCTGGGTGGGATCATCTGGTGCATTGGTATGAGTCTCAGTCTGATCGCGAGCGAAAAAGCCGGATATGCCATCTCCTATGGCCTGGGCCAGGGGGCAACTCTGATTGCCGCGATCTGGGGCGTTTTCATCTGGAAGGAGTTTAAGCATGCCCCTCCGGGTACTGACCGGTTGCTTACGCTGATGTTTG
- a CDS encoding cupin yields the protein MIQHITSPTLIAAAGNKPKKIEEFFGRVNSDTTEVSIARMTSPEGWVEPVQTPEFNEYTVVLEGCLQVKTAEGVLDVRAGEAILIRGGTWVQYSTPYAGGAQYMAVCLPAFSMDTVHRE from the coding sequence ATGATCCAACACATCACCTCTCCCACCCTGATTGCCGCCGCCGGCAATAAACCCAAAAAAATAGAAGAGTTTTTCGGCCGGGTCAACAGTGACACCACCGAAGTAAGCATTGCCCGGATGACTTCTCCCGAAGGTTGGGTTGAGCCTGTCCAGACTCCTGAATTCAATGAATACACAGTGGTGCTGGAAGGCTGCCTACAAGTAAAGACTGCAGAAGGTGTCCTGGATGTCCGGGCCGGAGAAGCCATTCTGATCCGCGGAGGGACCTGGGTCCAGTACAGTACACCCTATGCTGGTGGCGCCCAATATATGGCCGTCTGCCTGCCGGCATTTTCCATGGATACCGTACATCGGGAATAG
- a CDS encoding DinB family protein, which produces MQSIIISQYRAALKMLESTIRKCPLAQWDDGTDDSPFWRVAYHTLFYTDLYLSPSEDTFLADLMHLPNYQYLGKTSFDGQQVNISKRFTAEEILHYLDSIRDRLPQAIAEKDLESPGGFSWLPMTTAELHLYSIRHIQHHIGQLIERLHQAGIQGFPWVGRIN; this is translated from the coding sequence GTGCAATCCATCATCATTTCCCAATACCGGGCAGCCCTGAAAATGCTGGAATCAACGATCCGGAAATGTCCGCTGGCTCAATGGGATGATGGTACCGACGATTCACCATTCTGGCGCGTGGCCTACCATACTTTGTTTTATACGGATCTCTATTTATCCCCGAGTGAAGACACATTTCTAGCTGACCTCATGCATTTGCCAAACTACCAATACCTGGGAAAGACCTCTTTCGACGGACAACAGGTGAACATCAGCAAACGATTTACTGCTGAAGAAATACTCCACTATCTGGATTCGATCCGTGACCGTTTACCACAAGCCATTGCAGAAAAAGATCTGGAAAGCCCAGGTGGATTCAGCTGGCTGCCGATGACCACCGCTGAGCTGCATCTGTACAGCATTCGTCACATTCAGCATCATATTGGCCAATTGATCGAGCGTTTGCATCAGGCGGGGATTCAGGGATTTCCATGGGTCGGTCGTATCAACTGA
- a CDS encoding SRPBCC domain-containing protein produces the protein MTSKTQISIEASVNAPVDKAWECYTQVDHVLQWNHASDDWHSPSGENDLRPGGKFNYRMEARDGSFGFDFWGIYDEVIPQKKIAYTLGDDRKATVNFLPNGDQTDVSVVFEAEDTNPIELQRGGWQMILNNYKKHTESCK, from the coding sequence ATGACTTCTAAAACTCAAATCTCCATCGAAGCGAGCGTTAACGCTCCCGTTGACAAAGCCTGGGAATGTTACACGCAGGTCGATCATGTCCTGCAATGGAATCACGCCTCCGATGACTGGCACTCCCCCAGCGGCGAGAACGACCTGCGTCCGGGTGGCAAATTCAACTACCGGATGGAAGCCAGGGATGGCAGCTTTGGCTTTGACTTCTGGGGTATTTATGACGAGGTGATCCCTCAGAAAAAAATAGCCTACACCCTGGGTGATGACCGCAAGGCAACGGTCAACTTTTTACCCAATGGCGACCAAACCGATGTATCGGTGGTGTTTGAAGCGGAAGACACCAATCCCATCGAATTGCAGCGCGGAGGCTGGCAGATGATCCTTAACAATTACAAAAAACACACAGAGTCCTGCAAGTAA